A window of Thermodesulfobacteriota bacterium genomic DNA:
AACTGGGAGACAGACCTATTGCAGACGTGCCGGTCATATCGACAAGTTCAATTGCCCTTGATAAAGCGCTGGGAGTCGGCGGGCTTCCAAAAGGGAGGGTCATTGAAATCTTTGGACCGGAATCTTCAGGTAAAACAACACTTGCCCTGCATGTGGTGGCAGAATCCCAGAAACAGGGCGGCATTGCAGCATTTATCGATGCAGAGCATGCCCTTGACATAGGTTATGCCAAAAAACTGGGGGTCAATTGCGAAGAACTTCTGGTTTCCCAACCGGATACCGGAGAACAGGCTTTAGAGATTGGTGATATGCTGGTCAGGAGCGGAGCCATAGATATTATAGTTATTGATTCGGTTGCGGCTCTTGTTCCGCGGGCTGAAATAGAAGGGGAAATGGGAGATTCGCACATGGGCCTCCAGGCCAGGTTAATGTCCCAGGCTTTGAGAAAGCTGACCGGTACGATTAGCAAAACCATGACCTCGGTTATTTTTATTAACCAGATTCGTATGAAAATAGGGATTGTATTCGGAAACCCTGAGACAACCACCGGAGGCAATGCACTGAAGTTCTACTCTTCGGTAAGGCTTGATATAAGGCGAATAGGTGCGGTCAAGGATGGTCAGGAGGTTATCGGTAACCGCACCAGGGTGCGTGTGGTCAAAAACAAAATGGCACCTCCTTTTACCGATGCCGAATTTGATATTATGTACGGAGAAGGAATATCCATAATAGGTGACCTCATTGATACCGGGGTTGAGGCAGGGATCATCGAGAAAAGCGGTTCCTGGTATTCATACGATGGTGAACGAATGGGTCAGGGACGTCAAAATGTAAAGAAGTTTTTAGAAGAAAATTCAGATATTTATAACGCAATTTATGTCAAAGCAAGAGAAGCCTTTGGCTTTTCCGTCAATAAGGAAAAGAAGGAAGATACTAAGGATAAGAACTAAAGATAACCGTTCACGGCTCACAACCATCAATTATGAACCAATAAATATATAAATAAAATTACTACATGGAGTGTTATATGACAGGAAATGATATACGCAGAAAATTTCTTGAATATTTTAAAAAACATGATCACCGGATTGTAAGGAGCTCATCCCTGGTTCCTCAGGATGATCCCACGCTACTTTTTGTGAATGCCGGAATGGTCCAGTTCAAGCGCGCTTTCTTGGGGGAGGAAAACCGCGGATATCTGAGGGCGACCACTTCCCAAAAATGTGTACGTGCCGGAGGGAAACATAACGACTTGGAAAATGTGGGCTATACTGCCAGGCATCACACTTTTTTCGAAATGCTGGGTAATTTTTCATTTGGTGATTATTTCAAGGAAAAAGCACTGGAATATGGCTGGGATCTTTTAGTGAACGGATACGGGCTTCCGGAAGATAAACTGTGGGTTTCGATTTACCTGGATGATGATGAAGCCAACGATTTGTGGCAAAAACACATCGGCGTTCCGGAAGAAAGAATTGTACGATTCGGGGAGGAAGACAACTTCTGGGCTATGGGTGATACCGGGCCGTGCGGGCCATGCAGTGAAATACACCTGGATAGGGGAGAGGCATTCGGTTGCGGCAGACCTGAGTGCAAGTTAGGCTGTGAATGTGACAGATATCTTGAAATATGGAACCTGGTTTTCATGCAGTTCAACCGGGATGCCGACGGAAAAATGACACCCCTTCCGAAACCGAGCATTGACACAGGTCTGGGGTTGGAGCGTATGGTTTCCATCATTCAGGATGTACCGACAAATTATGACACAGACCTTATGATGCCCATTATGCAAAAGGCCCAGGACCTTTCCCACCATAAATTGGGAGAATCAAAAGAAGCGGATGTGGCCATAAAAGTCATTGCGGACCACAGCAGGGCGGCGGCTTTTTTGATTGGTGACGGGGTATTTCCTTCCAATGAAGGGAGAGGCTATGTGCTGCGCCGAATCATGCGAAGGGCGATCAGATATGGGAGAAATATCGGCCTGACAAAGCCCTTTCTTCATGAAACTGCGTCTGTGGTGTTTGATATCATGAAAGACGCATATCCAGAACTTAACGATGCTTCGGCTTTTATCACCAACGTGATAAAAAACGAAGAGACACGGTTTTCGGAGACTTTAGATCACGGACTGATGTTGTTAAACGATACCCTATCTGAAATAAAGGCAAAAGGCGGAAATGAGGTCCCTGGGGATATTATGTTTAAGCTGTATGACACTTACGGGTTTCCGGTGGATATCGTGAGAGATGTGGTCAGGGATGAAAAAATGACTCTGGATATGAAGGGATTTGACAAAGCCATGGATAACCAGCGCGCCATGTCCCGTTCTGTCGCTACATTTTCCGGAATTGGTGATGCGTATAAAAAACTTTCAGCGCAGGGGATAAAGATTGAATTTACCGGTTATAAAAACCACATTTATGACTCCAGGGTTCTTCTCTTGGTTGAAGACGGTAATGAAGTAAATCAGGCGTTGGCAGAAAGCAATATCGAAATTGTCACCGAAGCCACGCCTTTTTACGGAGAAGCCGGAGGGCAGGCGGGAGATACCGGAGTGATAACCGGAAAGGATCTTGAAATAAAGGTTTCCAATACCATAAAAGATCCCACCGGGTTGGTGATTCACCAGGGAAAAATCGTTTCCGGAAAGATAAAAACGGGTGAAACCGTCACCCTGAGCGTGGATAAAGATAAGCGAAAATCCACCGAATGCAGTCACACCGCTACTCATATACTCCATGCGGTCCTTCGCAAGGTCTTAGGGGATCATGTCAAACAGGCCGGTTCCCTTGTCGCTCCGGGGAGACTCCGTTTTGATTTCAGCCACTTCGCTATAATTGATCCCCGGACATTGGATAAGATTGAATCCCTGGTTAACCAACGGATACGAGAAAACATACCGGCTCACACTGAAGAGATGGATGCGGAAGAGGCATTTAAAACCGGTGCCACCGCACTTTTTGAAGAAAAATATGGTGACCGGGTCCGGGTGGTTTCCCTTGACGATTTCAGTAAGGAACTCTGTGGTGGCACCCATACCGAAAAAACCGGCAATATCGGGCTGTTTAAAATCTTAGGAGAATCAAGCGTTGCTTCAGGGGTAAGACGGATTGAGGCTTTGACCGGGAAGGCCGCCGTAGAATATGTACAGGAGAATATGAAAATTGTCCGGGATACGGCACGGCTGGTCAAAGAAAAGCCGGAAGTTATTCCAACAAGAATAGAGAAATTACTGGCCGACCAGAAAGCGCTGGTAAAAGAGATTGAAAAGCTAAAAGCACAAATGGCAGCCATATCTGCAGAAGATACCAAACAAGAGATCAAAACCATAAACGACATTCAGGTTCTGGTAAAAAAGGTTGCGGTGGATAGCCCCGCCGCATTAAGAGAGCTGGCTGACAGGTTCAAAGAGAAGATAAAGTCCGGCATTGTTGTTTTAGGAAGTGTTGCCGGCTCAAAGGTGCTCCTGATTGTGGTGGTTTCAAAGGATCTTGCTGGGCGCTACCATGCAGGCAATATTGTAAAACAGGTCGCAGCCGTGGTCGGTGGTGGAGGCGGTGGGCGGCCTGACATGGCCCAAGCCGGCGGAACCAAGCCGGAAAAACTGGATGCCGCTCTTGATAAGGCCTATGGGGTGGTTGAGACAATATCCGGGCTATAGAAGAATTTACGGCAGCTGGCGCTGTGGAAAAATCGATTTAGCCAGCAGACCGTTAATGGGTGTTTTTTTATATGTGATGTCCTGACAGCTTTTTGTATGAAGGAGGAAGAGATGTTTAAACGTATCATTGTTGCAGTCGATGGTTCTGAACATAGCAACCGTGCATTAAGCTGCGCAAAGGAACTGGCTGAACGCTTTGAAGCAAGTCTCTGGCTCGTCCATGCCTATCCCCAAACGTCGGATTTACGCAGTTATGACCAATTTGAAAAACTTGTTGCCCGGCGAAAAAAGGAAGGACAGTCTATTTTAGACCAAGCCCGTAAAATTATAGGTGAAATTAATAGTGAAATCAATGAAACGTTGCTTGAAGGACCGGAAGCAGAAGCGATTCTTTCCGTGGCTGAAATCCAAAAGATCGATTTGATTCTAATGGGTACTCGCGGGCTGGGCTCTTTCGAAGGCATACTGGTGGGGAGTGTTAGCCAAAAGGTGACCTATCATTCGTTTTGCCCGGTCATGCTTGTGCCTTAAA
This region includes:
- the recA gene encoding recombinase RecA, with product MSISPDKEKAVESAIGQIERQFGKGSIMKLGDRPIADVPVISTSSIALDKALGVGGLPKGRVIEIFGPESSGKTTLALHVVAESQKQGGIAAFIDAEHALDIGYAKKLGVNCEELLVSQPDTGEQALEIGDMLVRSGAIDIIVIDSVAALVPRAEIEGEMGDSHMGLQARLMSQALRKLTGTISKTMTSVIFINQIRMKIGIVFGNPETTTGGNALKFYSSVRLDIRRIGAVKDGQEVIGNRTRVRVVKNKMAPPFTDAEFDIMYGEGISIIGDLIDTGVEAGIIEKSGSWYSYDGERMGQGRQNVKKFLEENSDIYNAIYVKAREAFGFSVNKEKKEDTKDKN
- the alaS gene encoding alanine--tRNA ligase, which encodes MTGNDIRRKFLEYFKKHDHRIVRSSSLVPQDDPTLLFVNAGMVQFKRAFLGEENRGYLRATTSQKCVRAGGKHNDLENVGYTARHHTFFEMLGNFSFGDYFKEKALEYGWDLLVNGYGLPEDKLWVSIYLDDDEANDLWQKHIGVPEERIVRFGEEDNFWAMGDTGPCGPCSEIHLDRGEAFGCGRPECKLGCECDRYLEIWNLVFMQFNRDADGKMTPLPKPSIDTGLGLERMVSIIQDVPTNYDTDLMMPIMQKAQDLSHHKLGESKEADVAIKVIADHSRAAAFLIGDGVFPSNEGRGYVLRRIMRRAIRYGRNIGLTKPFLHETASVVFDIMKDAYPELNDASAFITNVIKNEETRFSETLDHGLMLLNDTLSEIKAKGGNEVPGDIMFKLYDTYGFPVDIVRDVVRDEKMTLDMKGFDKAMDNQRAMSRSVATFSGIGDAYKKLSAQGIKIEFTGYKNHIYDSRVLLLVEDGNEVNQALAESNIEIVTEATPFYGEAGGQAGDTGVITGKDLEIKVSNTIKDPTGLVIHQGKIVSGKIKTGETVTLSVDKDKRKSTECSHTATHILHAVLRKVLGDHVKQAGSLVAPGRLRFDFSHFAIIDPRTLDKIESLVNQRIRENIPAHTEEMDAEEAFKTGATALFEEKYGDRVRVVSLDDFSKELCGGTHTEKTGNIGLFKILGESSVASGVRRIEALTGKAAVEYVQENMKIVRDTARLVKEKPEVIPTRIEKLLADQKALVKEIEKLKAQMAAISAEDTKQEIKTINDIQVLVKKVAVDSPAALRELADRFKEKIKSGIVVLGSVAGSKVLLIVVVSKDLAGRYHAGNIVKQVAAVVGGGGGGRPDMAQAGGTKPEKLDAALDKAYGVVETISGL
- a CDS encoding universal stress protein, with product MFKRIIVAVDGSEHSNRALSCAKELAERFEASLWLVHAYPQTSDLRSYDQFEKLVARRKKEGQSILDQARKIIGEINSEINETLLEGPEAEAILSVAEIQKIDLILMGTRGLGSFEGILVGSVSQKVTYHSFCPVMLVP